A genomic window from Glaciihabitans sp. INWT7 includes:
- a CDS encoding response regulator, translating into MIRTLVVEDDPLTAEAHAEYLGRLEGFELAGIARTAAAAQAAIRTPEDHGGIDLVLLDMNLPDGHGLELARRIRSSGIAVDIIAITAVRETDVVRTAINVGIVQYLIKPFSFAVFRDRLESYLDFRRQLEFSGSSTTQSDIDGMLASLRPSAPAALPKGLAASTLAVVIRYLKQAPGPVSAVQAAAALDLSRVTARRYLEHLSDDQRAIRTSRYGAPGRPEFEYRWMS; encoded by the coding sequence GTGATCCGCACACTGGTCGTGGAAGACGACCCGCTCACCGCCGAGGCGCACGCCGAGTATCTCGGTCGTCTCGAGGGCTTCGAGCTTGCGGGCATCGCGCGCACGGCGGCGGCGGCCCAGGCGGCGATCCGCACGCCAGAGGATCACGGCGGAATCGACCTCGTGCTCCTCGACATGAACCTGCCCGACGGCCACGGCCTCGAACTGGCCCGCCGCATCCGTTCGTCGGGGATCGCGGTCGACATCATCGCCATCACCGCCGTGCGGGAGACGGATGTGGTGCGCACGGCGATCAACGTCGGCATCGTGCAATACCTCATCAAACCGTTCTCCTTCGCGGTCTTCCGCGATCGCCTCGAGTCCTACCTCGACTTCCGGCGCCAGCTCGAGTTCTCGGGATCGTCGACCACGCAATCAGACATCGACGGGATGCTCGCTTCCCTGCGACCCTCGGCTCCCGCCGCGCTGCCGAAGGGCCTCGCGGCATCAACCCTCGCGGTCGTCATCCGCTATCTGAAGCAAGCCCCGGGTCCGGTATCGGCGGTGCAGGCCGCGGCCGCACTCGATCTCTCCCGGGTCACGGCCCGGCGCTATCTCGAGCACCTCTCCGACGATCAGCGGGCGATTCGCACATCGAGGTACGGCGCACCGGGTCGACCGGAGTTCGAGTACCGCTGGATGAGCTGA
- a CDS encoding VanZ family protein: protein MFRRHPILSLATVGYLAVVGWITLGPQPINSGNGYWLWRALRFFSTHESTRWLTYDRVEFLANVAMFVPIGIFFVLLFGRRLWFMSVISGVMLTLAIEFAQRFIPGRVSDVRDLVANSLGTVVGVLVALVLTRAKARRLRTQRA, encoded by the coding sequence ATGTTCCGACGTCACCCCATCCTCAGCCTCGCGACAGTCGGGTACCTCGCGGTCGTCGGATGGATCACGCTCGGCCCGCAGCCCATCAATTCGGGCAACGGCTACTGGCTGTGGAGGGCTCTGCGTTTCTTCTCCACCCATGAATCGACCCGCTGGCTCACCTACGACCGCGTCGAGTTCCTCGCGAATGTGGCGATGTTCGTGCCGATCGGCATCTTCTTCGTGCTGTTGTTCGGACGTCGGCTCTGGTTCATGAGCGTGATCAGCGGGGTCATGCTCACCCTCGCAATCGAGTTCGCGCAGCGGTTCATCCCCGGTCGGGTCAGCGACGTGCGCGATCTCGTGGCCAACAGCCTCGGCACGGTGGTCGGCGTGCTCGTCGCCCTGGTACTCACCCGGGCGAAAGCCCGGCGACTGCGCACCCAGCGTGCCTGA
- a CDS encoding glycoside hydrolase family 6 protein: MHDSDTRRTGPTLARRSRLRFAGPALAALLLLMTAGCTAAPPPLPSPSITEAAPGIRDAESSLTSTEVFAGGLFVDPHNHASTATARLKSSGNADAAAIAKISSQPTAVWLGDQYSAAQLGPLLAGYVASAKAAGRTLVFVTYAIPHRDCGGLSAGGLSPSAYATWNRAIATALRGSNAVILVEPDSLAMLTEKKCAAEVTSRPAVIRSAVHELVNAGLTVYLDAGNSHWVKTETMAGLLEAAGVADARGFFTNVSNFYRVDQERAYADSLSPIVGQKHYVVDVSRNGNGWKGTWCNPSGAALGQDPHVSAGTTSLDALLWVKHPGDSDGTCNGGPKAGVWWEKYALDLVRNGSTG; this comes from the coding sequence GTGCACGACAGCGACACACGACGCACGGGGCCGACGCTTGCGCGGCGAAGCAGGCTCCGTTTCGCGGGCCCGGCGCTCGCCGCGCTCCTGCTCTTGATGACGGCCGGATGCACGGCCGCCCCTCCCCCGCTTCCCTCCCCGTCCATCACCGAGGCTGCCCCGGGCATCCGTGACGCCGAGAGTTCACTCACGAGCACCGAGGTCTTCGCGGGCGGACTGTTCGTCGATCCACACAATCACGCCAGCACGGCGACCGCCCGGCTGAAGTCTTCCGGCAACGCGGATGCGGCAGCCATCGCCAAGATCAGCTCGCAGCCGACCGCGGTCTGGCTCGGCGACCAGTACAGCGCCGCTCAGCTGGGCCCACTGCTCGCCGGCTATGTGGCATCGGCGAAAGCCGCCGGGCGCACCCTCGTGTTCGTGACCTATGCGATCCCGCATCGCGACTGTGGCGGACTCTCGGCCGGAGGCCTCTCCCCCAGCGCCTACGCCACCTGGAATCGCGCCATCGCCACCGCTCTACGCGGTTCGAATGCCGTGATTCTCGTCGAGCCCGACTCCCTCGCCATGCTCACCGAGAAGAAGTGCGCCGCCGAAGTCACCTCCCGGCCCGCCGTCATCCGCAGTGCCGTGCACGAGCTGGTGAATGCCGGGCTCACCGTCTACCTCGATGCGGGCAATTCGCACTGGGTGAAGACGGAGACGATGGCCGGGCTCCTCGAGGCGGCGGGCGTCGCCGATGCCCGGGGGTTCTTCACCAACGTCTCCAATTTCTACCGGGTCGACCAGGAGCGCGCCTACGCGGATTCGCTCTCCCCGATCGTCGGCCAGAAACACTATGTGGTGGATGTCTCCCGCAACGGCAACGGGTGGAAGGGCACCTGGTGCAATCCCTCCGGTGCGGCGCTCGGCCAGGATCCCCATGTGAGCGCCGGCACGACGAGCCTCGACGCGCTGCTCTGGGTGAAGCATCCGGGCGACAGCGACGGCACCTGCAACGGCGGACCAAAGGCCGGAGTGTGGTGGGAGAAGTACGCGCTCGACCTGGTGCGGAACGGCTCGACAGGCTAG
- a CDS encoding polyribonucleotide nucleotidyltransferase, whose protein sequence is MEGPEIKFAETVIDNGKFGTRTVRFETGRLAQQAQGAVAAYLDEETMILSATSAGKHPRDGFDFFPLTVDVEERSYAAGKIPGSFFRREGRPSTEAILVCRLIDRPLRPTFVEGLRNEVQIVITVLAIAPDEFYDALAINAASASTQISGLPFYGPVAGIRLALIPGSNGADQWVAFPKYSQLEEAVFDLTVAGRLTTDNDGNEDVAIMMVEAEATEGSWDLIKGGATKPDETVVAQGLEASKPFLKQLIKAQLELAAQAAKPIADYPVFPPYEQATYDAVAGFTYDELKGIYQIADKVERQNADDALKDRAKGHVDDLIESGNLPESARGQVGAAYKSVTKKIVRGRILTDGVRIDGRGLSDIRALDAEVQVIPRVHGSAIFQRGETQILGVTTLNMLKMEQQIDSLAPVKKKRYLHHYNFPPYSTGETGRVGSPKRREIGHGFLAERALVPVLPPREEFPYAIRQVSEALSSNGSTSMGSVCASTLSLLNAGVPLRAPVAGIAMGLVSDEVDGQTRYAALTDILGAEDALGDMDFKVAGTSEFITAIQLDTKLAGLPSSVLDGALKQAKEARTAILSVLNAAIDAPDEMAPTAPRVISVQIPIDKIGELIGPKGKTINQIQDDTGADISIEDDGTVYIGAVDGPSAEAARAAVNAIANPLNPEVGERFLGTVVKIATFGAFVSLTPGKDGLLHISEVRKLAGGKRVENVEDVLAVGQKIQVEITKIDDRGKLSLAPVEADEAEAADTQGSSAGAENVDTSSEGGSTEV, encoded by the coding sequence ATGGAGGGTCCAGAAATCAAATTCGCCGAAACCGTTATCGATAACGGCAAGTTCGGCACGCGCACGGTCCGTTTCGAGACCGGTCGCCTCGCGCAGCAGGCACAGGGTGCCGTCGCCGCGTACCTCGATGAAGAAACCATGATCCTGTCCGCCACTTCGGCGGGCAAGCACCCTCGTGACGGCTTCGACTTCTTCCCCCTCACGGTGGACGTCGAAGAGCGTTCCTACGCCGCCGGCAAGATCCCCGGTTCGTTCTTCCGTCGTGAAGGACGTCCGTCGACAGAGGCCATCCTCGTCTGCCGCCTGATCGACCGTCCGCTGCGCCCGACCTTCGTCGAAGGCCTGCGCAACGAGGTACAGATCGTGATCACCGTCCTCGCCATCGCGCCGGACGAGTTCTACGACGCCCTGGCGATCAACGCGGCCTCCGCGTCGACCCAGATCTCCGGCCTGCCGTTCTACGGACCGGTCGCGGGCATCCGCCTCGCCCTCATCCCGGGCTCCAACGGCGCAGACCAGTGGGTCGCCTTCCCCAAGTATTCGCAGCTCGAAGAGGCCGTCTTCGACCTCACCGTCGCCGGCCGTCTCACCACGGACAACGACGGTAACGAAGACGTCGCGATCATGATGGTCGAAGCCGAAGCCACCGAAGGCAGCTGGGACCTCATCAAGGGTGGGGCCACCAAGCCCGACGAGACCGTCGTCGCCCAGGGCCTCGAGGCGTCGAAGCCCTTCCTCAAGCAGCTCATCAAGGCGCAGCTCGAGCTGGCCGCCCAGGCTGCGAAGCCGATCGCGGACTACCCGGTCTTCCCGCCCTACGAGCAGGCAACCTACGACGCCGTCGCCGGTTTCACCTACGACGAACTCAAGGGCATCTACCAGATCGCCGACAAGGTCGAGCGCCAGAACGCGGATGACGCCCTCAAGGACCGCGCAAAGGGTCACGTCGACGACCTCATCGAGAGCGGCAACCTTCCGGAGTCCGCTCGCGGCCAGGTCGGAGCCGCCTACAAGTCGGTCACCAAGAAGATCGTGCGCGGCCGCATCCTCACTGACGGTGTGCGCATCGACGGCCGTGGCCTCTCGGACATCCGTGCACTTGACGCCGAGGTGCAGGTCATCCCGCGCGTTCACGGTTCGGCGATCTTCCAGCGCGGCGAGACCCAGATCCTGGGCGTCACCACGCTGAACATGCTCAAGATGGAGCAGCAGATCGACTCCCTCGCCCCGGTGAAGAAGAAGCGCTACCTGCACCACTACAACTTCCCGCCTTACTCGACCGGTGAGACCGGCCGCGTCGGGTCGCCGAAGCGTCGCGAGATCGGGCACGGCTTCCTCGCCGAGCGCGCCCTCGTGCCGGTGCTGCCGCCCCGCGAGGAGTTCCCCTACGCCATTCGTCAGGTCTCCGAGGCGCTGTCGTCCAACGGCTCCACCTCAATGGGCTCGGTCTGCGCCTCGACCCTCTCGCTGCTGAACGCCGGAGTGCCGCTGCGCGCCCCGGTCGCCGGCATTGCGATGGGACTCGTCTCCGACGAGGTCGACGGCCAGACCCGCTACGCGGCTCTCACCGACATCCTCGGTGCGGAAGACGCGCTCGGCGACATGGACTTCAAGGTCGCCGGAACCAGCGAGTTCATCACCGCGATCCAGCTCGACACCAAGCTCGCCGGACTCCCGTCCTCCGTGCTCGATGGCGCACTGAAGCAGGCAAAGGAGGCTCGCACCGCGATCCTCTCCGTGCTGAACGCGGCGATCGACGCTCCCGACGAGATGGCCCCGACCGCGCCCCGCGTGATCTCGGTGCAGATCCCGATCGACAAGATCGGCGAGCTGATCGGCCCGAAGGGCAAGACGATCAACCAGATCCAGGACGACACCGGAGCCGACATCTCGATCGAGGATGACGGCACCGTCTACATCGGCGCCGTCGACGGCCCGTCGGCCGAAGCGGCTCGCGCGGCGGTCAACGCCATCGCGAACCCGCTGAACCCCGAGGTCGGCGAGCGGTTCCTCGGAACCGTCGTCAAGATCGCGACCTTCGGAGCCTTCGTCTCGCTCACCCCCGGCAAGGACGGACTGCTGCACATCAGCGAGGTCCGCAAGCTCGCCGGTGGAAAGCGCGTCGAGAACGTCGAAGACGTGCTCGCGGTCGGCCAGAAGATCCAGGTGGAGATCACCAAGATCGACGACCGCGGAAAGCTGTCGCTCGCTCCGGTCGAGGCTGACGAAGCCGAGGCCGCAGACACCCAGGGTAGTTCTGCCGGCGCCGAAAACGTCGACACCTCGTCCGAGGGTGGTTCGACCGAGGTCTAG
- a CDS encoding YbhB/YbcL family Raf kinase inhibitor-like protein, with the protein MTNDPNWRLPEVPSFVLESSDFAEGDRLPEWVRGDSGNRAPSLRWSGAPDSTKSYTLTVYDPDAPTGSGFWHWAVRDIPASTIELATGGSLPPEAIVMANELGAEEFTGAAPPPGDGEHRYFFTVSALDVEHLDIPAGATPAVLGFMLRGHIVGRAQLMGTAETPAD; encoded by the coding sequence ATGACCAACGACCCCAACTGGCGACTGCCCGAGGTGCCGAGCTTCGTGCTCGAGAGCTCCGATTTCGCAGAGGGCGACAGATTGCCCGAGTGGGTGAGAGGCGACAGCGGCAACCGCGCGCCATCCCTCCGCTGGAGCGGCGCTCCCGACAGCACGAAGAGCTACACGCTGACCGTGTACGACCCCGACGCGCCCACCGGAAGTGGATTCTGGCACTGGGCCGTGCGCGACATCCCGGCTTCGACCATAGAACTCGCCACCGGCGGCTCCCTGCCGCCGGAGGCCATCGTGATGGCCAATGAACTCGGCGCCGAAGAGTTCACCGGCGCCGCTCCCCCGCCCGGGGACGGTGAGCACCGCTATTTCTTCACGGTGAGCGCCCTGGATGTCGAGCATCTCGACATCCCCGCCGGCGCGACGCCCGCGGTGCTCGGGTTCATGCTGCGCGGCCACATCGTCGGCCGGGCGCAGCTGATGGGCACGGCGGAGACTCCCGCCGACTGA
- a CDS encoding aldo/keto reductase, which translates to MVQLSPPDSVPGVPASPAASASANLPTLEVSLPIRRPLGQSALRVFPLAIGGNVFGWTADGGATNDILDTYFEHGGNFIDTADSYAAGRSEIMIGNWMRDRRLRSGIVVATKVGKSADNPGVTAKAISRSVNASLERLQTDYIDLLYLHVDDSEVPFEETLLAVDDLIRAGKVRHFGASDHSSNRLVEARVIAAQLGVAPMLAVQNHYNLMHRTSFEGDLARVASQQRLAVMPRFALASGFLTGKYRTKADLGKNNRGTELANHLSKRGQRVLAVLDQVAREQSSSVATIALAWLLSKPGIVAPVASASRPEQVLELVAAAKVQLGRHQVAELDRVSA; encoded by the coding sequence ATGGTGCAGCTATCGCCGCCCGACTCGGTCCCCGGTGTTCCCGCCTCACCCGCTGCTTCCGCATCGGCAAATCTCCCGACACTCGAGGTCTCGCTGCCGATCCGGCGGCCGCTCGGCCAGTCGGCGCTGAGAGTCTTCCCGCTCGCGATCGGCGGCAATGTCTTCGGGTGGACCGCGGACGGCGGTGCGACCAACGACATCCTCGATACCTATTTCGAACACGGCGGCAACTTCATCGACACCGCCGATTCCTACGCTGCCGGGCGCAGCGAGATCATGATCGGCAACTGGATGCGGGATCGTCGACTTCGTTCGGGCATCGTCGTCGCGACGAAGGTCGGGAAGAGCGCGGACAATCCGGGAGTGACCGCGAAGGCGATCAGTCGATCGGTCAATGCCTCACTCGAGCGCCTGCAGACCGACTACATCGATCTGCTGTACCTGCACGTCGACGACTCGGAGGTGCCTTTCGAAGAGACGCTCCTCGCGGTGGACGACCTCATCAGGGCGGGCAAGGTGCGCCACTTCGGCGCGTCCGACCACTCGAGCAACCGTCTGGTCGAAGCACGGGTGATCGCCGCGCAGCTCGGGGTCGCTCCGATGCTTGCGGTGCAGAACCACTACAACCTGATGCACCGCACCAGCTTCGAGGGCGACCTCGCGCGCGTCGCATCCCAGCAACGTCTCGCGGTGATGCCCCGGTTCGCTCTCGCGAGCGGATTCCTCACCGGCAAGTACCGCACGAAGGCGGATCTCGGCAAGAACAACCGGGGAACCGAACTGGCCAATCATCTTTCCAAGCGCGGTCAGCGGGTGCTCGCAGTGCTCGACCAGGTGGCCCGCGAGCAGTCGTCGAGCGTGGCGACCATCGCTCTCGCATGGTTGCTCTCGAAGCCCGGCATCGTCGCCCCGGTGGCGAGCGCGAGCCGACCGGAGCAGGTGCTCGAGCTCGTGGCCGCTGCGAAGGTGCAGCTCGGCCGTCACCAGGTCGCCGAACTCGACAGAGTCTCCGCCTGA
- a CDS encoding TetR/AcrR family transcriptional regulator: MPIVDTHPIGQRAPWGAGTHHVTVAPAKRRILETANRLFYDDGIRSVGIDRLISESGVTKATFYKHYGSKDRLIVEYISQRHNLAQEQVEELIREKGDPQSALRALIDLTVAEVVSPGFRGCAFINAATEFTDSRHAVRVIVSDHREWYAETLSDLLKQLGHPLPGDGGDELVLARDGVMTGGYAGDPIAATTAYVRVVNRVLERPAS, translated from the coding sequence GTGCCGATTGTTGATACGCATCCGATCGGCCAGCGTGCCCCCTGGGGCGCTGGCACACACCACGTCACGGTCGCCCCGGCGAAACGCCGCATCCTCGAGACCGCCAACCGGCTCTTCTACGACGATGGCATCCGCAGTGTGGGAATCGACCGCCTGATCAGCGAATCCGGCGTGACGAAGGCCACCTTCTACAAGCACTACGGATCCAAGGACCGTCTGATCGTGGAGTACATCTCTCAGCGCCACAACCTGGCACAGGAGCAGGTGGAGGAACTCATTCGAGAGAAGGGCGATCCGCAGTCGGCTCTTCGCGCCCTCATCGACCTGACCGTCGCCGAAGTCGTCTCCCCCGGTTTCCGCGGCTGCGCATTCATCAACGCGGCGACGGAGTTCACCGACTCGCGTCACGCCGTGCGCGTGATCGTCTCCGATCACCGGGAGTGGTACGCCGAGACCCTCAGCGACCTGCTCAAGCAGCTGGGTCATCCGCTACCGGGCGACGGCGGAGACGAACTCGTGCTGGCCCGCGATGGCGTAATGACCGGTGGCTACGCCGGAGACCCCATCGCCGCGACGACCGCCTATGTGCGGGTCGTCAACCGCGTTCTCGAACGCCCCGCGAGTTAG
- a CDS encoding pitrilysin family protein, producing the protein MTGAVPLPLDLAELSIDSSGDSLVRRSVLPSGVRILTEHVPGARSATVGYWVAVGSRDELPQTFGSTHFLEHLLFKGTAARSALDIAVSFDAVGGEHNAMTAKEYTCYYAKVQDRDLPMAVEVLSDMVTSSLIDAEEFETERDVILEELAMADDDPSDVTSERFFEAVLGDHPLGRPIGGSPETIRAATRDSVWNHYQSNYRARDLVITVAGAVDHDELVAGVQRALTAAGWKLDTEEAPVPRRDATLGVIQRGSPLVVVQRPIEQANILMGVSGIPASDDRRSTMAVLNSILGGGMSSRLFQEIREKRGLAYSVYSFSPSYSDAGLFGLYAGCSPAKAGQVAELLLGEFRRLGTGGVTDDEMRRAVGQLSGASALALEDSDTRMSRLGRSEITLGEYADLDESLRRLALVTPEGVRELAAELAARPLSVAAVGTVEASVFDGIVDQPHSV; encoded by the coding sequence ATGACCGGTGCTGTTCCGCTTCCCCTCGACCTCGCTGAACTCAGCATCGATTCCTCGGGAGACTCGCTCGTTCGGCGCAGCGTGCTTCCGAGCGGCGTGCGCATCCTCACCGAGCACGTTCCCGGCGCCCGCAGCGCTACAGTGGGTTACTGGGTCGCGGTGGGTTCCCGAGACGAGTTGCCACAGACCTTCGGCAGCACCCACTTTCTGGAGCATCTGCTCTTCAAGGGCACCGCGGCGCGGTCCGCTCTCGACATCGCGGTGAGCTTCGACGCGGTCGGTGGCGAACACAACGCCATGACCGCGAAGGAGTACACCTGCTACTACGCGAAAGTTCAGGACCGTGACCTGCCGATGGCCGTCGAGGTCTTGTCGGACATGGTCACCTCCTCCCTCATCGATGCGGAGGAGTTCGAAACCGAACGCGATGTCATCCTCGAAGAACTCGCCATGGCCGACGACGACCCCTCGGATGTCACGAGCGAGCGGTTCTTCGAGGCGGTGCTCGGCGACCATCCTCTCGGCCGTCCCATCGGCGGGAGCCCGGAGACGATCCGTGCGGCCACCAGGGACTCCGTGTGGAACCATTACCAGTCGAACTACCGTGCTCGCGATCTCGTGATCACGGTCGCGGGGGCAGTCGACCACGATGAGCTCGTCGCGGGCGTACAGCGCGCGCTGACTGCCGCCGGCTGGAAGCTGGACACCGAAGAGGCACCGGTCCCGCGCCGGGACGCCACTCTGGGTGTCATCCAGCGTGGAAGCCCCCTGGTGGTCGTGCAGCGACCGATCGAGCAGGCGAACATCCTCATGGGTGTCTCCGGCATCCCTGCCTCCGATGACCGCAGGTCCACCATGGCCGTCCTCAATTCGATCCTCGGTGGCGGCATGTCGTCACGCCTGTTCCAGGAGATCCGCGAGAAGCGCGGTCTGGCCTATTCCGTCTACTCCTTCTCTCCCAGCTATTCGGACGCCGGACTCTTCGGCCTCTACGCCGGCTGTTCTCCGGCAAAGGCCGGCCAGGTCGCGGAGCTGCTCCTCGGCGAGTTCCGACGCCTCGGCACCGGGGGAGTCACCGACGACGAGATGCGTCGCGCCGTCGGCCAGCTGAGCGGCGCTTCCGCTCTGGCGCTCGAAGATTCCGACACCCGGATGTCGCGACTCGGTCGCTCGGAGATCACCCTGGGCGAATACGCCGATCTCGACGAGTCACTGCGTCGACTCGCACTGGTCACGCCCGAGGGCGTGCGAGAGCTCGCGGCCGAGCTCGCGGCGCGGCCCTTGTCCGTCGCCGCCGTCGGTACCGTCGAGGCCTCGGTCTTCGATGGCATCGTCGACCAGCCCCACTCCGTCTGA
- a CDS encoding histidine phosphatase family protein, which translates to MSHFIYLVRHGEQQDAEHGMPDGPLSGRGIRQAKLLADRLSGVPFTGAWHSPLQRAEETATIMTASMPSLDSKPSALLFDCIPSGPTPDMPHAFDSFFGSVTRDQIDAGEAQMADAVSEWLTPAREDRHDLLITHNFVIAWFVREVFDAPAWRWMGLNQANCGLTIIRVRSAKPPVLITHNDLGHLPAELRTGLPEGQPF; encoded by the coding sequence ATGTCCCACTTCATCTACCTCGTTCGCCATGGCGAGCAGCAGGATGCCGAACACGGCATGCCCGACGGACCACTCTCCGGGCGCGGCATCCGCCAGGCCAAACTCCTCGCTGACCGGCTGAGCGGGGTGCCATTCACCGGCGCCTGGCATTCGCCCCTGCAGCGTGCGGAAGAGACCGCCACCATCATGACGGCCAGTATGCCGAGTCTCGACTCCAAACCCTCGGCCCTGCTCTTCGACTGCATCCCCTCCGGGCCGACTCCCGACATGCCCCACGCCTTCGACTCCTTCTTCGGCTCGGTGACCCGCGACCAGATCGATGCCGGCGAGGCGCAGATGGCGGATGCCGTCAGCGAATGGCTGACTCCGGCGAGGGAGGATCGGCACGACCTCCTCATCACCCACAACTTCGTCATCGCCTGGTTCGTGCGCGAGGTGTTCGACGCGCCGGCCTGGCGCTGGATGGGACTCAACCAGGCCAATTGCGGTCTCACCATCATCCGGGTGCGTTCCGCCAAGCCGCCCGTGCTGATCACGCATAACGACCTCGGTCACCTGCCGGCGGAGTTGCGCACCGGCCTGCCGGAGGGGCAGCCCTTCTAG
- a CDS encoding GNAT family N-acetyltransferase produces MLRWRESRVDEPAAHELLTEYFAGRAAGFPATQGLYRTTFPVPEDFIEPRGVFLIALDESDSALGCGGIRLLESAGVDGLRYEVKHLYLRPDARGQGLGRALLAELESRARAFGATELVLDTNASLQAAGGLYRSSGYSDIPPYNENPNATNWYRKVL; encoded by the coding sequence ATGCTGCGCTGGAGAGAATCGCGGGTCGACGAGCCGGCGGCCCACGAACTGCTGACCGAATACTTCGCCGGACGAGCCGCCGGATTCCCCGCGACGCAGGGCCTCTACCGCACCACGTTCCCGGTGCCCGAAGACTTCATCGAACCGCGGGGTGTGTTCCTCATCGCGCTCGACGAGAGCGATTCCGCGCTCGGATGCGGCGGTATCAGGTTGCTCGAGTCTGCGGGAGTCGACGGACTCCGCTACGAGGTGAAACACCTCTATCTGCGCCCCGATGCCCGGGGTCAGGGCCTCGGTCGCGCGCTCCTCGCCGAACTCGAGTCGAGGGCGCGCGCCTTCGGGGCCACGGAGCTGGTCCTCGACACCAACGCGAGCCTCCAGGCGGCCGGAGGCCTCTACCGGTCGAGCGGCTACAGCGACATCCCGCCCTACAACGAGAATCCCAACGCGACGAACTGGTACCGGAAGGTGCTCTAG
- the dapB gene encoding 4-hydroxy-tetrahydrodipicolinate reductase: MTTTVAIAGATGRMGQLITRLIDDSPDFELVASLDSHSALDDMLAADLVVDVTVPAVSQGIVDFAVGHGKSVLVGTSGWSATRIVSLENRLIAEGTGAAVIIIPNFSIGSVLATSFAAMAARFYDSIEIIESHHATKVDSPSGTAVRTAELIGNARAALGPVIAPHADQRARGQQVSSVPIHSLRMQGIVAKQDVIFGGTGETLTLSHETLDPSSYESGIMLALRALGSATGVLVGLDRLIHLGPADPEPPAGIPSDLE; this comes from the coding sequence ATGACAACAACCGTCGCCATCGCCGGCGCGACCGGGCGCATGGGGCAGCTCATCACGCGCCTCATCGACGACTCCCCAGACTTCGAGCTCGTCGCCAGCCTCGATTCCCACTCCGCCCTCGATGACATGCTCGCGGCCGATCTGGTGGTGGATGTCACGGTGCCGGCCGTCAGCCAGGGCATCGTGGATTTCGCGGTCGGACACGGCAAGAGCGTGCTGGTCGGAACGAGCGGATGGTCGGCGACCCGCATCGTCTCGCTCGAGAATCGCCTCATCGCGGAGGGCACCGGCGCTGCGGTCATCATCATCCCCAACTTCTCCATCGGGTCGGTGCTCGCCACATCGTTCGCGGCGATGGCGGCCCGTTTCTACGACTCGATCGAGATCATCGAGTCGCACCACGCCACCAAGGTCGACTCCCCATCCGGCACCGCGGTGCGCACCGCCGAGCTGATCGGGAACGCCCGCGCCGCCCTCGGGCCGGTGATCGCCCCGCACGCCGACCAGCGCGCCCGGGGCCAGCAGGTCTCGAGTGTGCCGATCCATTCGCTACGGATGCAGGGCATCGTGGCCAAACAGGACGTGATCTTCGGCGGAACGGGCGAGACCCTCACCCTGAGCCACGAGACGCTCGACCCGAGCTCGTACGAGTCGGGCATCATGCTGGCCCTTCGCGCCCTCGGATCCGCCACCGGCGTCCTCGTCGGACTCGATCGCCTCATCCATCTCGGTCCCGCCGATCCGGAGCCGCCGGCGGGGATCCCGAGCGATCTCGAATGA